The DNA sequence AGGCCGTCGCTGAAGCGACGCCCCGGCATGAGCCGGCCCGTGAACTCATCGACAATGACCACCTGGCCGTCCTTGACGATGTAATGATCGTCCCGGGTGAACAGATAGTGGGCGCGCAGGGCCTGCAAAATATGATGCTGCACGGTGATATTGGCCGGATCGAACAGATTGCCAACCCCCATGATCTCCTCGCAATGCCCCACGCCCTCGTCGGTCAGGACCACGGTCCGGGCCTTCTCGTCGATGCTGAAATCCTCGTCGCGCGCCAGCTTGGGAATGATGGCGTCGATGCGGGCATACATGGACGTGGACTTTTCGCCCGGCCCGGAAATGATCAGCGGCGTCCGCGCCTCGTCGATGAGAATGGAATCCACCTCGTCAACGATGGCGAAGTTGAGCGGACGCTGCACGAGCTGGTCCTTGTAGAACTTCATGTTGTCGCGCAGATAATCAAACCCGAACTCGTTGTTGGTGCCGTAGGTCACGTCGGCCCCGTAGGCGATCTGACGCTCGGCGTCGGTCAGGCCATGCACGATGACGCCCACGGACAACCCCAAAAAAGTATAGAGCTTGCCCATCCAAGCCGCGTCACGGCTAGCGAGGTAATCGTTGACCGTGACCACGTGCACGCCCTTGCCGGACAGGGCGTTCAAGACCACGGGCAGGGTGGCGACCAGGGTCTTGCCTTCGCCGGTCTTCATTTCCGCGATCTTGCCCTGGTGCAAAATCATGCCGCCCATGAGCTGCACGTCGAAATGACGCATGCCCAGCACTCGCTTGCTGGCCTCGCGGGTCAGGGCGAAAACCTCGGGCAGCAGATCGTCCAGGGCCCGACCGCCCGCGACCTCCTCCCGATACCGCCGGATGCGTTCCGGAAAATCCTCGTCCGTCAGGGCGAGCAGGCCCTCTTCCAAGGCGTTGATTCTGGCCACCATGGGCCTGAGGGATTTCAGATAGCGCTCGTTCCTGGACCCGAATATCTTCTTGGTCAAATAACCGATCATGAATACTCCCGACTGTGTCGTCTTGGGGATACACGTCTTCTTGCCGGAACCCGGGCTTCCGGCTAAAGAACGCGGCAGGTTTCACGCCCCAGCCGCGAGGTTCGCACTAGGGCAGATTCAGGGGATTGACAACCGCGCGAGGACAGCCATGCACCAGACAGCCCTGCTCATCATTGACATGCAACACGATTTCGCCGTGCCCGGCGGCGCCTGCGAGGTTGCCGGAGCCCACGCGACCATTCCCGTCATCCGCCGGGTACTGACCCGTTTTCGGGAACTGGAATGGCCGGTCTTGCACATCGTGCGCGAGTACCGCGCCGACGGTTCGGACGTGGAAATCTGCCGCCAGGAGGCATTCGACAAGCGGCCCATGGTCGTGCCCGGTACCCAGGGCTGCCGCATCGCGCCGGGCCTGGAACCGGTGGATGGCGAGTACCGCGTCGTCAAGCAGCGTTTCAGCGCCTTCATGTTCACGGAGTTGGATCTGATCCTGCGCCGCAAGGGCGTCACCCGCCTGGCCGTCACCGGCACCCAACTGCCCTTTTGCCTGCGCGCCACCCTGTTCGACGGTTTGAGCCTGGGCTACGAAATGCTCTTGCTGACCGACGCCACGTCCTCGAAAACGCCGGACATCCATCACGCCAACATCCGCGACATCCGCGACGTGGGCATTGCCTGCCTGACCACGGACCAATTCCTGGACCAAACGCGCGGCTAGAAAACATGCGACCGCCACTCCGGGCCGCATCTCGCCCGTGATCCGATGGGCGCGGGGCCGGCCTCAGGAACGATTCAGCTCCCGCTCCGTGTCCCGATTGATGGCCTTCTGCTTCAGATCCTCGCGCCTGTCATGGACCTTCTTGCCCTTGGCCAGGGCCAGTTCGAGCTTGATCTTCCCATTCTTGAAATAGAGTTTGGTCGGCACCAGGGTCAGACCTTTCTGCTCCATCTTGGCCTTGAGACTCGCGATCTCGTGCTTGTGCATGAGCAGCTTGCGCTCCCGGTCCGGGTCATGCTGGGCGTACCCGGCATTGGTGTAGGTGGAAATGTGCACGCCGGACAAAAACGCCTCGCCGCCGCCTGAAATACGGACATAGCCGTCCATGAAATTGACCTTGCCATCGCGCAAGGACTTGACCTCGGACCCGGTCAACATGATCCCGGCTTCGATGAAATCCAATAACTCGTAAAAATGACGGGCCTTGCGGTTGGCCGCGATGATCTTGATGCCCAGGGGCTTGGCGCACATAGCTCTTTCCTTGAAGATCAGCTGAAATCCTCGTCGAGACGGGAAGCGTAAAACATGAGTTCTTCCGGAAAACGCCGAAAAATCATGTCCCGGACGAGCTTGTTGTTGCGGGATACGGACTGGCTGGCCATGACCTGTTTCAAGAGGGCCGTGCACTCCTCCATGGAAGCCTGGCGAATGATCCGCTTGATACCCGGAATGGCGTGCGGGCCGAGGCTGATGGAATCCATCTGCATGCCCATGATGACCGGAATGCAGAACGGGTCGGCGGCCAGTTCGCCACACAGACAGACCTCGATCCCGGCCCGATGGGCCGAGTCCACGACCCACTTGATGGACCGCACGATGGCCGGATGCAGGGGCTGGTAAAGGTAGGACACATCCTTGTTGGTGCGGTCGATACCCAGCGTGTACTGAATGAGATCATTGGTGCCGATGCTGAAAAAATCAACCTCGCGCGCCAAAAAATCCGCCGTGGACACGGCGCTGGGCACCTCGATCATGATCCCCAGCGGCATGTCCTCCCGGAAGCTGACACCCTCGGCATGCAGCTCCCGCTGCACCTCGCGATAGAACTTCTTGGCCTCGACCAATTCCTGCAAGCCGGAGATCATGGGAAACATGATGGACACGTTGCCGAGCACACTGGCCTTCAAGATAGCCCGCAGCTGGGTCCGGAACACATCCCGGTTCTTCAGGCAATAACGGATGGCCCGCAGGCCCAGGGCCGGATTGCCCTCGCTGGGCGTTTGCGAACGCATCAGCTTGTCCGCGCCCACGTCCAGGGTGCGGATGACCAGCTTCTTGGGCGCGACCAAGGCGGCAAGATCCATGTAGATCTCGGTCAGCTCCTCTTCCGTGGGCATCTTGGACCGGGCCAGATAGCTGTACTCCGACCGGTAGAGTCCGATGCCCTCTCCGCCGTTGTCATTGACCGCGACCACTTCCTCGAACAGTTCGATATTGGCCAGAACCTGCACCCGGTAGCCGTCGATGGTTTCCGCCGGCAGATGGCAGGAGCGCATGATGGTCGCCTGATAGGACTCAAATTGGGCCTGCAGCTCGGTATAGCGGGCCAATTCCTCCTCGTCCGGACTCAAAATGACGCGGCCGTGAAATCCATCCAGGATGATGATCTGGCCCTCGGGCACGGTCTCGACCAAATCCTCGACGCCGACCACGGCCGGAATCTGCAGCGACCGGGCCAGGATGCCGGCGTGAGAGGTCTTGCCGCCCTGGGCCGTGGCGAAGGCCATGATCTTGTTGACTTCCAGCTCAATGGTGTCGGCCGGGGTAAGGTCATGGGCCAGAAGAATGGCGCGATGCGTGATCGCCTTGAGACCGGTTTCGCGCCCCGAAAGCTTGGCCAGAACCCGTTCGGCCACCAGACGGACATCCTGCATGCGCTGTTGCAGGTATTCGTCGTTGATGGCCGCGAAAATTTCCTCCACCTCGCCCACGCCCCGTTCCAAGGCCCATTCGGCGTTGATCTGGGCGGATGCGATATGATCCAGGCAGCGTTTCCGGAATTTCTGGTCCTTGAGCATCATCAGGTGGGATTCAATGATGGCGGCGTGTTCCTTCAAATCCTCGGGGACCAGCATGAGAATCCGTTCCAAGTCGTCGCGGGCGGCGTCGAAGGCCCGGTCCAGACGCTGGATCTCCACGGGCACGTCCACCCCGCCCACCGCCTGCCGGGCCGTCCCCGAAAAGTGACACCTGCTCAACACATAGGCTCGACCAATGGCCACGCCAGCCGAAACAGGAATGCCGTGCAGGATTTTAGCCGAACTCACCGTTCCTCTCCGAATTTTTCCTCGAACAAGCGGCTCAGGCCTTCCAGGGCCAGGGCCGCGTCCGGGCCGTGCGCGCGCAGGGTCAGTTCCGTGCCCTGGGGCGCGGCCAGGGTCAGAACATCGAGAATCGATTTGGCATCGGCCTCCGCGTCCTGGGAATGGATGGTGATGGACGCGGCATAGCGCTGGGCCTCCCGGGAAATCTTCCCGGCGGGTCGGGCGTGCAATCCAAGGCTGTTCGTAACCAGAATGACCATCTCCTGTACGTCGCCCATATCCTCTCCTACATCCCAAGCCAGTCCGGAAAACGATCCCAGGGAAACGCCAACCCCAAAAACGCGAGCGCGGCCAAGAGCACGCACCGATCCCTGGTCCGAAAGACGCTGCCAAGGGCGGCCAGCGCCGCCGCCACGGCCCAAGCCAGACGCCATGGGCCGGTACCCGGCAGGATGGCCACGGCGAAAAGCGCCAGGAGCAGGCCATTGAACCATTTGATCCGCGTGCCCCAATCGATCAGATTCCAGGATTTCAAGCGTTGCAAAAACGCCAATCCCTGGGCGTAGCCGCGTCCAAAGGTATAGGCCTTGAACACCTGCAGGCCAATCAGGCACAACGTCATCCAGGCCGCCAGCATGCCCAGATGTTCCCGGACAGCCAGATTCACTCCGACCAAGGACCACATGACCAGAAAACTACCGCCAAAAAACGAATCCCCAAGGGCGGACAAGGCATAGACCGTTGTCGCCCGCAGTTTGGACAACAGATCCGGCGGCAGAAGGCCAGCCGCGATCTTGGTTTCCATGGACAAAAAAATGCCCACCACCAGGGGCGTCCAAAAGGGATGTGTGTTGTAATGCTTCAGATATCTGTTCCTGGCCTTGCGCAGCGCCGCGCGGTCATTCCCATGCAAGGCCCGCAGACCGGGTTCCATGATATAGGACAAGCCGACATTCTGCATACCCTTGGTATTAAACGTGGAGCCAACCAAATATGTACGC is a window from the Deltaproteobacteria bacterium genome containing:
- the secA gene encoding preprotein translocase subunit SecA (functions in protein export; can interact with acidic membrane phospholipids and the SecYEG protein complex; binds to preproteins; binds to ATP and undergoes a conformational change to promote membrane insertion of SecA/bound preprotein; ATP hydrolysis appears to drive release of the preprotein from SecA and deinsertion of SecA from the membrane; additional proteins SecD/F/YajC aid SecA recycling; exists in an equilibrium between monomers and dimers; may possibly form higher order oligomers; proteins in this cluster correspond SecA1; SecA2 is not essential and seems to play a role in secretion of a subset of proteins), which encodes MIGYLTKKIFGSRNERYLKSLRPMVARINALEEGLLALTDEDFPERIRRYREEVAGGRALDDLLPEVFALTREASKRVLGMRHFDVQLMGGMILHQGKIAEMKTGEGKTLVATLPVVLNALSGKGVHVVTVNDYLASRDAAWMGKLYTFLGLSVGVIVHGLTDAERQIAYGADVTYGTNNEFGFDYLRDNMKFYKDQLVQRPLNFAIVDEVDSILIDEARTPLIISGPGEKSTSMYARIDAIIPKLARDEDFSIDEKARTVVLTDEGVGHCEEIMGVGNLFDPANITVQHHILQALRAHYLFTRDDHYIVKDGQVVIVDEFTGRLMPGRRFSDGLHQALEAKEGVKVEAENQTLASITFQNFFRMYEKLSGMTGTADTEAVEFQQIYGLEVIVAPPNKVMVRKDFPDVILKTQKEKFEAIVE
- a CDS encoding 3-keto-L-gulonate transporter; protein product: MLPDAFRPGSGAGRSSRSMNCCNSAPGRTRPMDARVLLRVFLRTYLVGSTFNTKGMQNVGLSYIMEPGLRALHGNDRAALRKARNRYLKHYNTHPFWTPLVVGIFLSMETKIAAGLLPPDLLSKLRATTVYALSALGDSFFGGSFLVMWSLVGVNLAVREHLGMLAAWMTLCLIGLQVFKAYTFGRGYAQGLAFLQRLKSWNLIDWGTRIKWFNGLLLALFAVAILPGTGPWRLAWAVAAALAALGSVFRTRDRCVLLAALAFLGLAFPWDRFPDWLGM
- the smpB gene encoding SsrA-binding protein SmpB, which produces MCAKPLGIKIIAANRKARHFYELLDFIEAGIMLTGSEVKSLRDGKVNFMDGYVRISGGGEAFLSGVHISTYTNAGYAQHDPDRERKLLMHKHEIASLKAKMEQKGLTLVPTKLYFKNGKIKLELALAKGKKVHDRREDLKQKAINRDTERELNRS
- a CDS encoding cysteine hydrolase — translated: MHQTALLIIDMQHDFAVPGGACEVAGAHATIPVIRRVLTRFRELEWPVLHIVREYRADGSDVEICRQEAFDKRPMVVPGTQGCRIAPGLEPVDGEYRVVKQRFSAFMFTELDLILRRKGVTRLAVTGTQLPFCLRATLFDGLSLGYEMLLLTDATSSKTPDIHHANIRDIRDVGIACLTTDQFLDQTRG
- the ptsP gene encoding phosphoenolpyruvate--protein phosphotransferase, translated to MSSAKILHGIPVSAGVAIGRAYVLSRCHFSGTARQAVGGVDVPVEIQRLDRAFDAARDDLERILMLVPEDLKEHAAIIESHLMMLKDQKFRKRCLDHIASAQINAEWALERGVGEVEEIFAAINDEYLQQRMQDVRLVAERVLAKLSGRETGLKAITHRAILLAHDLTPADTIELEVNKIMAFATAQGGKTSHAGILARSLQIPAVVGVEDLVETVPEGQIIILDGFHGRVILSPDEEELARYTELQAQFESYQATIMRSCHLPAETIDGYRVQVLANIELFEEVVAVNDNGGEGIGLYRSEYSYLARSKMPTEEELTEIYMDLAALVAPKKLVIRTLDVGADKLMRSQTPSEGNPALGLRAIRYCLKNRDVFRTQLRAILKASVLGNVSIMFPMISGLQELVEAKKFYREVQRELHAEGVSFREDMPLGIMIEVPSAVSTADFLAREVDFFSIGTNDLIQYTLGIDRTNKDVSYLYQPLHPAIVRSIKWVVDSAHRAGIEVCLCGELAADPFCIPVIMGMQMDSISLGPHAIPGIKRIIRQASMEECTALLKQVMASQSVSRNNKLVRDMIFRRFPEELMFYASRLDEDFS
- a CDS encoding HPr family phosphocarrier protein, whose amino-acid sequence is MGDVQEMVILVTNSLGLHARPAGKISREAQRYAASITIHSQDAEADAKSILDVLTLAAPQGTELTLRAHGPDAALALEGLSRLFEEKFGEER